Proteins from a single region of Runella sp. SP2:
- a CDS encoding AraC family transcriptional regulator has protein sequence MKNSEQNITKITSIKELHTYMGLPSPLNPLLTIIDHSQIPNQEIKQKLLLDLYNISIKKSFKGKLKYGKNHYDFDDGSMSFIAPNQIISVDSQEDRNSDGWSLIFHVDLIRQYPLGKSIKNYGFFSYAVNEALHLSGEEEKTIEVIVQNIQNEIKLRLDTFSQDVIASSLELLLNYCNRFYSRQFITRKMATNDLLTNFENILAKYFTNDSDLTLPTVEKLATELNVSSSYLSDMLRSLTGQNTQQHIHEKIIEKAKEILTTTTLTASEIAYQLGFEYPQSFSKLFKSKTNLTPMEYRQSFN, from the coding sequence ATGAAAAATTCAGAGCAAAATATCACCAAAATAACTTCGATAAAAGAGCTGCATACTTATATGGGTTTACCAAGTCCATTAAACCCTTTGCTTACCATTATTGACCATTCTCAAATACCAAATCAAGAAATTAAACAAAAGTTGCTTTTAGATTTATACAACATTTCAATTAAAAAAAGTTTTAAGGGAAAATTGAAATATGGCAAAAATCACTATGATTTTGACGATGGAAGTATGTCGTTTATCGCGCCCAATCAAATAATAAGTGTCGATAGCCAAGAAGACAGAAACTCTGACGGCTGGTCTTTAATCTTCCATGTTGATTTAATTAGGCAATATCCATTAGGAAAATCAATAAAAAACTATGGCTTTTTTTCTTATGCTGTCAATGAAGCCTTACATCTTTCGGGCGAAGAAGAAAAGACCATTGAAGTAATTGTACAAAACATTCAAAACGAAATAAAATTAAGACTAGATACTTTTAGTCAAGATGTAATCGCTTCCAGCCTCGAATTGCTGCTGAATTATTGTAATCGTTTTTACAGCAGACAGTTTATTACAAGAAAGATGGCAACGAATGATTTGCTTACAAACTTTGAGAATATTTTAGCCAAATATTTTACTAACGATTCAGACTTGACATTACCAACAGTAGAAAAATTAGCGACTGAACTCAATGTTTCATCTTCGTATTTGAGTGATATGTTGCGTAGCTTGACAGGACAAAACACCCAACAACATATACACGAAAAAATTATTGAAAAAGCCAAAGAAATCTTAACCACCACTACCCTGACGGCAAGTGAAATTGCATACCAATTAGGTTTTGAGTATCCACAGTCATTTAGCAAGTTATTTAAAAGCAAAACTAATTTGACACCAATGGAGTATAGACAATCGTTCAATTAA
- a CDS encoding AraC family transcriptional regulator → MKEIIPTYQLEEINDQNQSLNDAFFTDEKLFALANKLNKPYRSNYYGLGICVSGTATLVSNLDHYLVQPNSIVAMSPQVIKQWKNVSEDFETLTLFFTKAFFSKIFAHQNYLDQFQFFDQNAQHVNQFSADDTTTVLQLFQTIKSHINRSHAYQNEILASYFNILLLEYQILFEQLHFKNSYKKNRSQQLVETFKNLLNSHFQQQRSVQFYADKLFITPKYLTEILKQETGKTASEWINELLILEAKVLLSNPQLQILQVAEALHFPDASTFGKFFKNLSGTSPLQYRKTL, encoded by the coding sequence TTGAAAGAAATTATTCCTACATATCAACTTGAAGAAATTAATGACCAAAACCAGTCATTAAATGACGCGTTTTTTACAGATGAAAAATTATTTGCTCTTGCCAATAAATTAAACAAACCTTACCGAAGTAATTACTACGGATTGGGTATATGTGTGTCTGGCACTGCCACGCTTGTGAGCAACTTAGACCACTATCTTGTACAACCCAACTCCATTGTAGCAATGTCGCCACAAGTGATTAAGCAGTGGAAAAATGTTTCAGAAGATTTTGAAACGCTTACTTTATTTTTTACTAAAGCATTTTTTTCTAAAATATTTGCCCATCAAAATTATCTAGATCAATTTCAATTTTTTGACCAAAACGCACAACACGTTAATCAATTCTCCGCTGACGATACAACGACCGTATTGCAGCTTTTTCAAACCATTAAATCGCACATCAATCGCTCTCACGCTTATCAAAACGAGATTTTAGCCAGCTACTTCAACATACTTTTACTGGAATATCAAATACTGTTTGAGCAACTGCATTTTAAAAATAGCTACAAAAAAAACCGAAGTCAACAATTGGTAGAAACGTTTAAAAACTTACTCAATTCTCACTTTCAACAACAAAGAAGCGTGCAGTTTTATGCCGACAAATTGTTTATTACGCCAAAATATTTAACCGAAATTTTAAAACAAGAAACAGGTAAAACGGCGAGTGAATGGATTAATGAATTATTGATTTTGGAAGCAAAAGTGTTACTATCGAACCCACAATTACAAATTCTTCAAGTTGCCGAAGCACTACATTTTCCAGATGCATCAACCTTTGGAAAATTCTTCAAAAATCTTTCGGGCACTTCGCCACTTCAATACAGAAAAACGCTGTAA
- a CDS encoding pirin family protein, translating into MYKQIKKITNRQLKENIAGLKAVDAFHTEYGFEPFLVFTEFYMSKPIFGPHPHAGVSVMTYMLPDSKGSFLNRDSDGDKSIIEPGGIHVTQAGSGIHHDETPTVLGVDCHGFQIWINHADKDRLVAPRAFHASAKDVPEYKTKNSHIRVVQGQYNGLQSPIELVTKTTLLDVTLQPNTTIELDTMEMALVYLIDGEIKIADQDISSKAFINFEKDGDKIILHSKNKAAHFLFLSGKPHKEPIVHGGPFVMTTKQQMLETQQRLQRGEMGVLNPL; encoded by the coding sequence ATGTACAAACAAATAAAAAAAATAACCAACAGACAGCTTAAAGAAAATATAGCTGGCCTAAAAGCAGTAGATGCTTTTCATACCGAATACGGATTTGAACCCTTTTTGGTTTTTACTGAATTTTATATGAGTAAACCTATTTTTGGTCCGCATCCGCACGCAGGTGTTTCGGTAATGACGTATATGCTACCCGATAGCAAGGGGTCGTTTTTGAATAGAGACAGCGATGGTGACAAAAGCATTATAGAACCTGGCGGCATACACGTAACCCAAGCTGGAAGCGGCATACACCACGACGAAACACCAACAGTTTTGGGGGTAGATTGTCATGGTTTTCAAATTTGGATCAACCACGCCGACAAAGACCGATTGGTCGCCCCCAGAGCTTTTCACGCATCTGCGAAAGATGTGCCAGAATACAAAACTAAAAATTCACATATTAGAGTAGTGCAAGGGCAATACAATGGTTTGCAGTCGCCCATCGAGTTAGTTACGAAAACAACTTTGTTAGATGTTACACTGCAACCAAATACTACGATAGAATTGGATACCATGGAAATGGCGTTGGTATATTTGATTGATGGTGAAATAAAAATTGCTGACCAAGACATTTCAAGTAAAGCATTCATTAATTTTGAAAAAGATGGCGACAAAATAATTCTTCATTCAAAAAACAAAGCTGCACATTTTCTTTTTTTATCAGGCAAACCACACAAGGAACCCATCGTTCACGGCGGTCCTTTTGTAATGACCACCAAGCAACAAATGCTGGAAACACAGCAACGATTGCAACGAGGAGAAATGGGAGTTTTGAATCCATTATAA
- a CDS encoding nuclear transport factor 2 family protein yields the protein MKKAFFLFLCSVITLSSCNEKSTISNNEIKQIIVKKYEKMRTTLKSGEPNYVLNMHSKDAILFLRNGTEVVGISSLKPFYEKVSSTNIDIKSTPITVELISENIAFEVGVLTSTSKTGIQNSAKYINIWKNVDGDWKLYKAIDQAKL from the coding sequence ATGAAAAAAGCATTTTTTTTGTTTTTATGTTCAGTAATCACATTGTCATCTTGCAATGAAAAAAGCACAATTTCAAATAATGAAATTAAACAAATTATTGTTAAAAAGTACGAAAAAATGAGAACTACCCTGAAAAGTGGTGAGCCAAATTATGTCTTAAATATGCACTCAAAAGATGCTATTCTATTTCTACGAAATGGAACGGAAGTAGTTGGGATTTCTTCTTTGAAACCATTTTATGAAAAAGTTTCATCAACAAACATTGACATAAAAAGCACACCAATAACGGTAGAACTAATATCTGAAAATATTGCATTTGAAGTCGGAGTTTTAACATCAACTTCCAAAACAGGTATTCAGAATTCAGCCAAATATATCAATATTTGGAAAAATGTTGATGGAGATTGGAAACTATATAAAGCAATTGACCAAGCAAAATTGTAA
- a CDS encoding aldo/keto reductase, with product MMKYKILGSTGLKVSTLCLGTMNYGGKGFFGYMGNLDQKAVDEQIKTVTEAGVNFIDTANIYSGGLSEVMIGQAIKNLPINRDDLVLATKVRGSMGKGQNDLGLSKKHIIQQVEGSLKRLGTDYIDLYQIHTADPLTPIEETIRTLDDLVRSGKIRYFGASNISAWQLMKGLAYSQYNHLDRFASLQANYSLDVRDVEREIIPMLQDQKVGMMVWSPLSGGLLTGKYKRNGQKEEGRLNSFPFPPFHEERAYNVLDVLTPMAVQKQVSISQLALAWLLHQPVVSSIIIGATKIHQLQDNLKSVDVIFTADELNQLNEVSKLPIEYPANVLEIMTMDRSLGVDFQNA from the coding sequence ATGATGAAGTACAAAATTTTAGGAAGCACAGGCTTGAAAGTTTCTACGCTGTGTTTAGGTACAATGAATTATGGCGGGAAAGGTTTTTTTGGCTACATGGGCAACCTTGACCAAAAAGCGGTTGATGAACAAATTAAAACGGTAACCGAGGCAGGAGTAAATTTTATCGACACTGCAAATATATATTCTGGAGGACTTTCAGAAGTTATGATAGGGCAAGCCATTAAAAATCTTCCTATCAACCGTGACGACTTGGTGTTGGCGACCAAAGTTAGGGGCTCTATGGGCAAAGGACAAAATGATTTGGGCCTTTCAAAAAAGCACATTATCCAGCAAGTAGAAGGAAGTTTAAAAAGACTCGGTACTGATTATATTGACTTGTACCAAATTCACACTGCCGACCCACTGACGCCCATCGAAGAAACCATCAGAACCTTAGACGATTTGGTGCGAAGTGGCAAAATCAGGTATTTTGGTGCCAGCAATATTTCAGCTTGGCAATTAATGAAAGGCTTAGCGTATTCACAATACAATCATCTGGATAGATTTGCTTCTTTACAAGCCAATTATTCGTTAGATGTAAGAGATGTCGAACGGGAAATTATACCCATGCTACAAGACCAAAAAGTAGGAATGATGGTTTGGAGTCCGTTGAGCGGTGGTTTGCTTACAGGCAAGTACAAACGAAACGGACAAAAAGAAGAAGGCCGATTAAATAGTTTTCCTTTCCCGCCTTTTCACGAAGAACGAGCCTACAATGTACTGGATGTGCTTACACCCATGGCAGTACAAAAACAGGTTTCAATTTCTCAGTTGGCCTTGGCTTGGCTATTGCATCAGCCTGTTGTAAGCAGTATCATAATTGGTGCAACTAAAATACATCAACTCCAAGACAATTTAAAATCGGTAGATGTTATATTTACAGCAGATGAATTAAACCAACTGAACGAGGTGTCGAAATTACCCATTGAATATCCCGCCAATGTGTTAGAAATAATGACCATGGACAGAAGTTTGGGAGTTGATTTTCAAAATGCTTAA